One stretch of Streptomyces sp. MMBL 11-1 DNA includes these proteins:
- a CDS encoding helicase C-terminal domain-containing protein, with protein sequence MGTTTPPRTLAEALRARGDESLAGLLRARPDLLNPVPNDITQLATRAGTRASVVRALEHLDRFALQTAEALAVAPDPAPYGTLLSLLTGDGLDDGDQRDDAGAAITTALPGALATLREQALVWGEDDRLRLVRTARELLVPSPQHPSPTGLGPTVAEATAGMSPGRLQEILTATGLPATHDPVSAVAALAALFTDRTRMAELLDTAPAEALSVLDRLVWGPPYGEVTPNPTPPVKWLRDRGLLLPVSTRTVVLPREAALHLRAGRAHRVPEPVPPAVAAAATRDPQAVDRAAAGQAFTALSTVEELLKLWNGGGPAILRAGGLSVRELKRTANALDVTEPIAAFWVELAYGAGLLASDGEPEERYAPTPASDEWLDLSAEDRWTHLAAAWLAATRTPGLVGGQDAKGRALSALGPELDRSAAPDVRRRVLALFAELPPGTAPDAETLLRRLRWERPLRGAATPEASTEGTDLRSRLALWTLNEAELLGITGRGALSAQARALLDEGPDAAAALLAPLVPEPLDHVLLQADLTAVAPGPLERPLAETLSVLADVESKGGATVYRFTPGSVRRALDAGQAAADLHAFLAAHSRTPVPQPLSYLIDDVARRHGHLRIGSASAYVRCDDEAVLNEILADRRSTGLRLRRLAPTVLASQADPGSLLEALRDMGYAPAAESAEGDVLITRAGARRTPPRTPPVPVPEGPPVPDATLLGAAVRAIRAGDTAATVIRKDTSEDPSSTRPPGSLPRTTSAETLATVQAAAMTGSAVWIGYVNADGAASQRVIAPVRVEGGFVTAYDHTADEVRTYPLHRITGVAELAEDGKG encoded by the coding sequence ATGGGGACGACCACACCACCGCGCACGCTCGCCGAAGCCCTGCGCGCCCGGGGCGACGAATCGCTGGCCGGGCTGCTGCGTGCCCGCCCCGACCTCCTCAACCCGGTGCCGAACGACATCACCCAGCTCGCCACGCGGGCCGGCACGCGGGCGTCCGTCGTCCGCGCGCTGGAACACCTGGACCGTTTCGCGCTCCAGACCGCCGAGGCGCTGGCGGTGGCCCCGGACCCGGCCCCGTACGGCACGCTGCTCTCCCTGCTCACCGGCGACGGGCTGGACGACGGCGACCAGCGCGACGACGCGGGGGCGGCGATCACCACCGCGCTGCCGGGCGCGCTCGCGACGCTGCGCGAACAGGCCCTGGTGTGGGGCGAGGACGACCGGCTGCGGCTGGTGCGCACCGCCCGCGAGCTGCTCGTCCCGTCCCCGCAGCACCCCTCGCCGACGGGCCTGGGCCCCACGGTCGCCGAAGCGACGGCCGGGATGTCGCCGGGCCGGCTCCAGGAGATCCTGACGGCGACCGGGCTGCCCGCCACGCACGACCCGGTGTCCGCGGTGGCCGCGCTCGCCGCCCTGTTCACGGACCGGACGCGGATGGCGGAACTGCTGGACACGGCCCCGGCGGAGGCGCTGTCGGTCCTGGACCGGCTGGTGTGGGGCCCGCCGTACGGGGAGGTCACGCCCAACCCCACTCCCCCCGTGAAGTGGCTGCGCGACCGGGGCCTGCTGCTGCCGGTCTCCACCCGCACGGTGGTCCTGCCGCGCGAGGCGGCCCTGCATCTGCGCGCCGGACGCGCGCACCGCGTACCGGAACCGGTCCCCCCGGCCGTCGCGGCGGCGGCGACACGCGATCCACAGGCTGTGGACAGGGCGGCGGCCGGGCAGGCGTTCACGGCGCTGTCCACCGTCGAGGAGCTGCTGAAGCTCTGGAACGGCGGCGGCCCCGCGATCCTGCGCGCGGGCGGGCTCAGCGTACGGGAGCTGAAGCGCACCGCGAACGCCCTCGACGTGACGGAGCCGATCGCCGCGTTCTGGGTCGAACTGGCTTACGGTGCGGGGCTGTTGGCCTCCGATGGGGAGCCGGAGGAGCGGTACGCCCCGACGCCGGCGTCCGACGAGTGGCTCGACCTGTCCGCCGAGGACCGCTGGACACACCTCGCCGCCGCCTGGCTCGCCGCCACCCGGACCCCGGGCCTGGTCGGCGGCCAGGACGCCAAGGGCCGGGCGCTGTCCGCACTCGGCCCGGAGCTGGACCGCTCGGCCGCCCCCGACGTACGGCGCCGGGTCCTGGCCCTGTTCGCCGAACTCCCGCCGGGCACCGCGCCGGACGCCGAAACCCTGCTGCGACGGCTGCGCTGGGAACGCCCGTTGCGGGGCGCGGCGACTCCCGAGGCCTCGACGGAGGGGACGGACCTCCGCTCCCGCCTCGCCCTGTGGACGCTCAACGAGGCGGAGCTGCTGGGCATCACGGGCCGGGGCGCGCTCTCCGCACAGGCCCGCGCGCTCCTGGACGAGGGCCCGGACGCGGCGGCGGCCCTCCTCGCGCCGCTCGTCCCCGAGCCCCTGGACCACGTCCTGCTCCAGGCCGACCTGACGGCGGTGGCGCCGGGCCCGCTGGAACGCCCGCTGGCGGAGACGCTCTCGGTCCTGGCCGACGTGGAGTCGAAGGGCGGGGCGACGGTGTACCGCTTCACGCCCGGTTCGGTGCGCCGCGCCCTGGACGCCGGGCAGGCGGCGGCCGACCTGCACGCGTTCCTGGCCGCGCACAGCCGTACGCCGGTGCCGCAGCCGCTGAGCTATCTGATCGACGACGTGGCCCGCCGCCACGGGCACCTGCGGATCGGGTCCGCGTCCGCGTACGTACGCTGCGACGACGAGGCGGTCCTCAACGAGATCCTGGCCGACCGCCGCTCGACCGGGCTCCGCCTCCGCCGCCTGGCCCCCACGGTCCTGGCCTCCCAGGCCGACCCCGGCTCCCTCCTGGAGGCCCTGCGGGACATGGGCTACGCCCCGGCCGCCGAATCCGCCGAGGGCGACGTCCTGATCACCCGTGCCGGCGCCCGCCGCACCCCGCCCCGCACCCCTCCGGTCCCGGTCCCCGAGGGCCCGCCGGTCCCGGACGCCACCCTGCTCGGTGCGGCGGTACGGGCCATCCGCGCGGGCGACACGGCCGCCACGGTGATCCGCAAGGACACGTCCGAGGACCCGTCGTCCACCAGGCCTCCCGGCTCCCTCCCCCGCACCACCTCCGCCGAGACCCTGGCCACGGTCCAGGCGGCCGCGATGACGGGCTCGGCGGTCTGGATCGGCTACGTCAACGCGGACGGCGCGGCCAGCCAGCGTGTGATCGCCCCGGTCCGCGTGGAGGGCGGCTTCGTCACGGCGTACGACCACACGGCCGACGAGGTCCGCACGTACCCGCTGCACCGGATCACGGGGGTCGCGGAGCTGGCGGAGGACGGGAAGGGGTAG
- a CDS encoding FecCD family ABC transporter permease, with the protein MSASAPVRTAAPPRTPRLSRRAASVAAAVLALLLAVLLSLAVGARSIPPGEVFDVLLHGGHSDAAEVIRSMRVPRTLIGLMVGAALALAGTVLQGITRNPIADPGILGISQGASVAVVMAIAFAGVHTLTGYVWFAFGGAAIASVGAYAIASSGRGGATPVKLALGGAAINALLASVTVGILTTNAAALDEFRFWQVGSIAGRESDVVQQVWPFLLLGVALVLSVARGLDALALGEDVAKGLGQNVAAVRIVGGLGATVLTGVGVAAAGPIAFIGLAVPHIARAVVGNDHRWVLPMAALIGPVMLLVSDVVGRIVFPPGEVPAGVMTALIGVPFLVALVRRKAVPA; encoded by the coding sequence ATGTCAGCGTCAGCGCCCGTGCGGACCGCCGCGCCACCTCGTACGCCCCGCCTCTCCCGACGCGCTGCCTCGGTGGCCGCGGCCGTGCTCGCCCTGCTGCTGGCGGTCCTGCTGAGCCTCGCCGTGGGGGCGCGTTCCATCCCTCCGGGCGAGGTGTTCGACGTCCTGCTGCACGGCGGGCACTCCGACGCCGCCGAGGTGATCCGCTCGATGCGGGTGCCGCGCACCCTCATCGGGCTGATGGTCGGCGCGGCACTGGCCCTCGCGGGCACGGTGCTCCAGGGGATCACCCGTAACCCCATCGCCGACCCCGGCATCCTCGGCATCAGCCAGGGCGCCTCGGTGGCGGTGGTGATGGCCATCGCGTTCGCGGGGGTCCACACGCTCACCGGGTATGTGTGGTTCGCCTTCGGGGGCGCGGCGATCGCCTCGGTCGGCGCCTACGCCATCGCCTCCAGCGGGCGCGGCGGCGCGACCCCGGTGAAGCTCGCGCTCGGCGGTGCGGCGATCAACGCGCTGCTGGCGTCGGTGACGGTGGGGATCCTCACGACGAACGCCGCCGCGCTGGACGAGTTCCGCTTCTGGCAGGTGGGCTCGATCGCGGGGCGGGAGTCGGACGTCGTCCAGCAGGTGTGGCCGTTCCTCCTCCTCGGCGTGGCCCTCGTGCTCTCCGTCGCCCGAGGCCTGGACGCGCTCGCGCTCGGCGAGGACGTGGCGAAGGGGCTCGGGCAGAACGTCGCGGCGGTCCGGATCGTCGGCGGCCTCGGGGCGACCGTGCTGACCGGGGTCGGGGTCGCCGCCGCCGGGCCGATCGCGTTCATCGGCCTCGCCGTCCCGCACATCGCCCGCGCCGTCGTCGGCAACGACCACCGCTGGGTGCTGCCCATGGCCGCGCTGATCGGGCCCGTGATGCTGCTCGTCTCGGACGTCGTCGGCCGGATCGTGTTCCCGCCGGGCGAGGTCCCGGCGGGTGTGATGACGGCCCTGATCGGGGTGCCTTTCCTGGTCGCCCTCGTACGCCGGAAGGCGGTGCCCGCATGA
- a CDS encoding NUDIX domain-containing protein — protein sequence MARTEYYDDPNAPEPNSMVVAASAVVTDDQGRILLQRRRDNGLWALPGGGMDLGDSLPGTAVREVKEETGLDVEITGLVGTYTDPRHIIEYSDGEVRRQFNVCFTARVTGGSLTVSEESTEVRFVAPDKLDALPMHHTQRLRLRHFAEDRDRPYLG from the coding sequence ATGGCACGGACCGAGTACTACGACGACCCCAACGCACCCGAGCCCAACAGCATGGTCGTCGCGGCTTCCGCCGTCGTCACCGACGATCAGGGACGCATCCTGCTGCAGCGCCGCCGCGACAACGGCCTGTGGGCGCTACCGGGCGGCGGGATGGACCTGGGGGATTCCCTCCCCGGCACCGCTGTGCGCGAGGTCAAGGAGGAGACCGGGCTCGATGTCGAGATCACCGGACTCGTCGGCACATACACCGACCCCCGGCACATCATCGAGTACAGCGACGGGGAGGTCCGTCGGCAGTTCAACGTCTGCTTCACCGCCCGGGTGACCGGCGGCTCCCTGACCGTCTCCGAGGAGAGCACGGAGGTCCGGTTCGTGGCTCCGGACAAGCTGGACGCCCTGCCCATGCACCACACCCAGCGCCTCCGGCTGCGCCACTTTGCGGAGGACCGCGACCGGCCCTATCTCGGCTGA
- a CDS encoding HAD family hydrolase, translating into MDQNAPRHPFERAPQPSSRRPLTVGFDLDMTLVDSRPGIAAAFRVLSAETGVEIDVDLVVNRLGPPLETELAHWFPADRVPAVADRYRELYPDHAIAPSTALAGARESVAAVRALGGRAIVVTAKYEPNAKLHLAHLGIEPDTVVGWLWAEAKGEALREHGAQVYVGDHTGDVRGARAAGALSVAVTTGPCDAAELRTAGADVVLEDLTGFPAWLAAFEADREA; encoded by the coding sequence ATGGACCAGAACGCTCCCCGGCACCCGTTCGAGCGCGCACCTCAGCCCTCCTCCCGGCGCCCCTTGACGGTCGGCTTCGACCTCGACATGACGCTCGTCGACTCCCGGCCGGGCATCGCCGCAGCCTTCCGGGTCCTGTCCGCCGAGACGGGGGTGGAGATCGACGTCGACCTGGTGGTGAACCGGCTCGGCCCGCCGCTGGAGACGGAACTGGCGCACTGGTTCCCGGCCGACCGGGTGCCCGCCGTGGCGGACCGCTACCGGGAGCTCTACCCCGACCACGCGATAGCCCCGAGCACCGCCCTCGCCGGGGCGCGGGAGTCGGTGGCCGCGGTGCGGGCGCTCGGCGGCCGGGCGATCGTCGTCACGGCGAAGTACGAGCCGAACGCGAAGCTGCACCTGGCCCACCTCGGCATCGAGCCGGACACGGTGGTCGGCTGGCTGTGGGCGGAGGCCAAGGGCGAGGCGCTGCGCGAGCACGGCGCGCAGGTGTACGTCGGCGACCACACCGGGGACGTACGCGGGGCCCGGGCGGCCGGAGCGCTGTCGGTCGCCGTGACGACGGGCCCGTGCGACGCGGCGGAGCTGCGGACGGCGGGCGCGGATGTGGTGCTGGAGGACCTGACGGGCTTCCCGGCCTGGCTGGCGGCCTTCGAGGCGGACCGGGAGGCGTGA
- a CDS encoding YqjF family protein: MATARPAPGPVPPEPVSPAPPAAPMPPLLTQSWLDLAFLHWAVDPADVAPLLPPGTVPDTFDGTTTYVGLVAFRMHRVSGLGLPGIPYLGSFPETNVRLYSVDGHGRRGVVFRSLDASRLIPVLVARAAFRLPYVWSRMDIERSGDTLTYTSTRRWPGPRGARSRIVLRAGQPIEEPTPLEHFLTARWALHGDFFGRTVHLPNAHPQWPLHRAELLECDEDLVAAGGLPAPAGEPVSVLYSPGVPVRFGPQRRPRAGG, encoded by the coding sequence ATGGCCACAGCCCGCCCCGCCCCCGGCCCGGTTCCCCCCGAGCCCGTGTCGCCGGCCCCGCCCGCCGCGCCGATGCCCCCGCTGCTCACCCAGTCCTGGCTGGACCTGGCGTTCCTGCACTGGGCCGTCGACCCGGCGGACGTCGCTCCGCTGCTGCCGCCGGGCACCGTGCCCGACACCTTCGACGGGACGACGACCTACGTGGGGCTCGTGGCGTTCCGGATGCACCGGGTGAGCGGGCTCGGGCTGCCGGGGATTCCGTACCTCGGGTCCTTCCCCGAGACCAACGTCCGGCTGTACTCCGTGGACGGGCACGGGCGGCGCGGCGTCGTCTTCCGGTCCCTCGACGCCTCCCGGCTGATCCCGGTCCTCGTGGCGCGGGCCGCGTTCCGGCTGCCGTACGTGTGGTCCCGCATGGACATCGAGCGCTCCGGCGACACCCTCACGTACACGAGCACCCGGCGGTGGCCCGGTCCTCGCGGTGCGCGGAGCAGGATCGTGCTGCGCGCCGGGCAGCCGATCGAGGAGCCGACACCCCTGGAGCACTTCCTCACCGCACGGTGGGCCCTGCACGGTGACTTCTTCGGGCGGACCGTCCACCTTCCCAACGCGCACCCCCAGTGGCCCCTGCACCGGGCGGAGCTCCTGGAGTGCGATGAGGACCTGGTGGCGGCGGGCGGGCTGCCCGCGCCGGCCGGGGAGCCGGTGAGCGTGCTGTACTCCCCGGGCGTCCCGGTGCGCTTCGGGCCGCAGCGCAGGCCCCGCGCCGGAGGCTGA
- a CDS encoding XRE family transcriptional regulator produces the protein MTNERLRAVMAAGGWTHTDLARVVEVDPKSVERWVNLGRTPRRGTALRAAETLGEDVHALWPQLRQARSARAVSAELVALYEQRADLPVSAFVNLLVQARRQIDVLVYGAVFLHEAYPRLNDLLRERAADGCAIRIAVGDADDANVQQRGREERFGHGIESRCRLALMHYRPLASEPGIEIRTHGTTLYNSLYRADDEILVNAHVWGVNAYAAPVWHLRSSGSGGMFGTYEDSFEAVWKSAQPVEG, from the coding sequence ATGACGAACGAGCGCTTACGTGCCGTCATGGCCGCCGGAGGATGGACGCACACAGACCTCGCCCGCGTCGTCGAGGTAGATCCCAAATCCGTTGAGCGTTGGGTCAATCTCGGGCGCACGCCTCGCCGCGGCACCGCGCTCAGGGCCGCCGAGACGCTGGGAGAGGACGTGCACGCCCTGTGGCCCCAGCTCAGGCAGGCGCGATCGGCCAGGGCCGTCAGTGCCGAACTCGTCGCGCTGTACGAGCAACGGGCCGACCTGCCGGTGTCCGCCTTCGTCAATCTCCTCGTCCAGGCGCGTCGGCAGATCGACGTACTCGTGTACGGAGCCGTCTTCCTGCACGAGGCCTACCCACGGCTCAACGACCTGCTGCGGGAGCGGGCTGCGGACGGGTGCGCGATCCGGATCGCGGTGGGGGACGCGGACGATGCCAACGTCCAGCAACGGGGCCGGGAGGAGCGCTTCGGCCATGGCATCGAGTCCCGCTGCCGGCTTGCGCTCATGCACTACCGCCCCTTGGCGAGCGAACCGGGCATCGAGATCCGTACGCATGGGACGACGCTCTACAACAGCCTGTACCGCGCGGACGACGAGATTCTGGTCAACGCCCATGTCTGGGGCGTCAACGCGTACGCCGCGCCTGTGTGGCACCTCCGGAGCAGCGGCAGCGGAGGCATGTTCGGCACGTACGAGGACAGCTTCGAGGCGGTATGGAAGTCCGCACAGCCAGTGGAAGGGTGA
- a CDS encoding DNA repair helicase XPB, with amino-acid sequence MTGPLIVQSDKTLLLEVDHDRADACRRAIAPFAELERAPEHIHTYRVTPLGLWNARAAGHDAEQVVDALVEHSRYPVPHALLVDIAETMARYGRLTLSKHPVHGLVLTSTDRPVLEEILRSKKMQPLVGARIDPDTVAVHPSERGQVKQTLLKLGWPAEDLAGYVDGEAHPIELAEDGWSLRPYQKQAVEGFWHGGSGVVVLPCGAGKTLVGAGAMAEAKATTLILVTNTVSARQWKHELVKRTSLTEDEIGEYSGTRKEIRPVTIATYQVLTTRRKGVYPHLELFDSRDWGLVVYDEVHLLPAPVFKFTADLQARRRLGLTATLVREDGRESDVFSLIGPKRFDAPWKEIEAQGYIAPADCVEVRVNLTDSERLAYATAETEEKYRFCATTATKRKVTEALVRKHQGEQTLVIGQYIDQLDELGEHLDAPVIKGETSNAQREKLFEAFRQGEISVLVVSKVANFSIDLPEATVAIQVSGTFGSRQEEAQRLGRVLRPKADGHEARFYSVVARDTIDQDFAAHRQRFLAEQGYAYRIVDADELLADG; translated from the coding sequence GTGACCGGACCCCTCATCGTCCAGAGCGACAAGACGCTGCTCCTCGAAGTCGATCACGACCGGGCGGACGCCTGCCGTCGTGCCATCGCGCCGTTCGCGGAGCTGGAGCGTGCGCCCGAGCACATCCACACGTACCGGGTCACCCCGCTCGGGCTGTGGAACGCCCGTGCCGCCGGGCACGACGCCGAGCAGGTCGTCGACGCCCTGGTCGAGCACTCCCGCTACCCCGTGCCGCACGCGCTCCTGGTCGACATCGCCGAGACGATGGCGCGGTACGGGCGGCTCACCCTGTCCAAGCACCCCGTGCACGGGCTCGTGCTCACCAGCACCGACCGGCCCGTGCTGGAGGAGATCCTCCGGTCGAAGAAGATGCAGCCGCTGGTCGGGGCGCGGATCGACCCGGACACCGTGGCCGTGCACCCCTCCGAGCGGGGGCAGGTCAAGCAGACCCTGCTCAAGCTGGGGTGGCCCGCCGAGGACCTCGCGGGGTACGTCGACGGCGAGGCCCATCCGATCGAGCTGGCCGAGGACGGCTGGTCGCTGCGGCCGTACCAGAAGCAGGCCGTCGAGGGGTTCTGGCACGGCGGGTCGGGGGTGGTGGTGCTGCCGTGCGGGGCCGGGAAGACCCTCGTCGGGGCCGGTGCCATGGCCGAGGCCAAGGCCACCACCCTGATCCTCGTCACCAACACCGTCTCCGCCCGGCAGTGGAAGCACGAGCTGGTGAAGCGGACCTCGCTGACCGAGGACGAGATCGGCGAGTACAGCGGGACGCGGAAGGAGATCCGGCCGGTCACCATCGCCACCTACCAGGTGCTGACCACCCGCCGGAAGGGCGTCTACCCGCACCTTGAGCTGTTCGACTCCCGCGACTGGGGCCTGGTCGTCTACGACGAGGTCCACCTGCTGCCCGCGCCCGTCTTCAAGTTCACCGCCGACCTCCAGGCCCGGCGGCGGCTGGGGCTCACCGCGACGCTGGTGCGGGAGGACGGGCGGGAGTCCGACGTGTTCTCGCTCATCGGGCCGAAGAGGTTCGACGCCCCGTGGAAGGAGATCGAGGCGCAGGGCTACATCGCGCCCGCCGACTGCGTCGAGGTCCGGGTCAATCTCACCGACTCCGAGCGGCTCGCCTACGCGACCGCCGAGACGGAGGAGAAGTACCGGTTCTGCGCCACCACCGCGACCAAGCGGAAGGTGACCGAGGCGCTGGTGCGCAAGCACCAGGGCGAGCAGACCCTCGTCATCGGCCAGTACATCGACCAGCTCGACGAGCTGGGCGAGCATCTGGACGCCCCCGTGATCAAGGGCGAGACCAGCAACGCCCAGCGCGAGAAGCTCTTCGAGGCGTTCCGCCAGGGCGAGATCAGTGTTCTCGTCGTGTCCAAGGTCGCCAACTTCTCCATCGACCTGCCGGAGGCGACCGTCGCCATCCAGGTCTCCGGGACCTTCGGGTCGCGGCAGGAGGAGGCCCAGCGGCTGGGGCGGGTCCTGCGTCCGAAGGCCGACGGGCACGAGGCCCGGTTCTACTCGGTCGTCGCCCGCGACACCATCGACCAGGACTTCGCGGCGCACCGCCAGCGGTTCCTGGCCGAGCAGGGGTACGCGTACCGCATCGTCGACGCGGACGAGCTGCTCGCCGACGGCTGA
- a CDS encoding FecCD family ABC transporter permease — translation MSETSTAVRVRPAGYSVVRAGPRGRFLLHRRASVVAIALVVLLAAVCVGYLCVGESFVAPGEVVKVILGQPSSAELVVGTLRLPRMVVGLLVGAAFGIAGALIQTVARNPLASPDIIGISQGASALTVGAMTFGITSYTVLPYLSVAGGIAAAALVYVFAWRGGLHATRFVLIGIGFAIALRSVTTLFLTKGDYLVAQQAQIWMTGSLNGRGWPEAAPIGWALLILLPAIAWAARAQRTVTMDDDTATALGVRLGRVRLGLVALGVVLASVATGTAGPVDFVALLAPQIARRLTRTAQIPLLSSALLGAVIVVLGDLLARKLFSPTELPVGVLTAAVGAPYLIWLIIRGHRGRSGGTA, via the coding sequence ATGAGCGAGACCTCGACGGCCGTACGGGTCCGGCCCGCCGGCTACTCCGTCGTGCGGGCCGGGCCGCGCGGCCGGTTCCTGCTGCACCGGCGGGCCTCCGTCGTGGCGATCGCCCTGGTTGTGCTGCTGGCCGCCGTCTGCGTCGGCTACCTCTGCGTCGGGGAGAGCTTCGTCGCACCCGGCGAGGTCGTGAAGGTGATCCTCGGGCAGCCGTCCTCGGCCGAGCTGGTCGTGGGCACGCTGCGGCTGCCGCGCATGGTCGTCGGGCTGCTGGTGGGCGCCGCGTTCGGGATCGCCGGGGCGCTGATCCAGACGGTGGCCCGCAACCCGCTGGCCAGCCCCGACATCATCGGCATCAGCCAGGGCGCCAGCGCGCTCACGGTCGGCGCGATGACCTTCGGCATCACCTCGTACACCGTCCTGCCCTACCTCTCCGTCGCCGGCGGCATCGCGGCGGCGGCCCTCGTCTACGTCTTCGCGTGGCGCGGCGGCCTGCACGCCACCCGCTTCGTGCTCATCGGCATCGGCTTCGCCATCGCGCTGCGGTCGGTGACCACGCTGTTCCTGACCAAGGGCGACTACCTCGTCGCCCAGCAGGCGCAGATCTGGATGACCGGTTCGCTGAACGGCCGCGGCTGGCCGGAGGCCGCCCCGATCGGCTGGGCGCTGCTGATCCTGCTGCCCGCCATCGCGTGGGCGGCCCGCGCGCAGCGCACCGTCACGATGGACGACGACACCGCCACCGCGCTGGGCGTGCGCCTGGGGCGCGTACGGCTCGGGCTGGTCGCGCTCGGCGTGGTCCTGGCGTCCGTGGCGACGGGCACGGCGGGCCCGGTGGACTTCGTGGCGCTGCTCGCCCCGCAGATCGCCCGCCGGCTGACCCGGACCGCGCAGATCCCGCTGCTGTCCTCGGCGCTGCTGGGCGCGGTGATCGTCGTCCTCGGCGACCTGCTCGCCCGCAAGCTGTTCTCGCCCACCGAACTGCCCGTGGGCGTCCTCACGGCGGCGGTCGGCGCCCCGTACCTGATCTGGCTGATCATCCGCGGTCACCGCGGCCGCAGTGGAGGCACCGCATGA
- a CDS encoding ABC transporter substrate-binding protein, translating to MTPLLRDRRALVAGSLAVTAALALAGCGSSDPASEPSGSSAKTRTVSTANGDVKVPVSPKRVVVLDSGELDSAITLGVRPVGATHSASEDAFPSYLPASETKDITPVGEIANANMESVAALKPDLILTSKVRDGDRYEQLSKIAPTVMTEATGSAWKENFQVHAEALGKQAEAKKVLAAYDTQVAKVTEALGGKEKAAATDVNFVRFVEGAEIRIYGKQNYIGSILADIGTGRPAITDKAKDGFSYDVSPEKIDLADADVIFTSTYGDPGKAGTTKTMNSGLWKGLKAAKNDKVFKVDDRLWISGIGYTAAGKILEEFETSMTE from the coding sequence ATGACCCCCCTCCTCCGCGACCGCCGAGCCCTCGTCGCCGGCTCCCTCGCCGTGACCGCCGCGCTCGCCCTCGCCGGGTGCGGCTCCTCCGACCCGGCATCGGAGCCCTCCGGCTCTTCCGCGAAGACGCGCACCGTCTCCACCGCGAACGGGGACGTCAAGGTCCCCGTGTCTCCGAAGCGGGTCGTCGTCCTGGACTCCGGCGAGCTGGACTCCGCGATCACCCTCGGCGTCCGGCCGGTCGGCGCGACGCACTCGGCGTCCGAGGACGCCTTCCCCTCCTACCTCCCCGCGAGCGAGACGAAGGACATCACGCCGGTCGGCGAGATCGCCAACGCGAACATGGAGTCCGTCGCCGCGCTGAAGCCGGACCTGATCCTCACCAGCAAGGTCCGTGACGGGGACCGCTACGAGCAGCTCAGCAAGATCGCCCCGACCGTGATGACGGAGGCGACCGGCAGTGCCTGGAAGGAGAACTTCCAGGTGCACGCGGAGGCGCTCGGCAAGCAGGCCGAGGCCAAGAAGGTCCTCGCCGCCTACGACACCCAGGTGGCGAAGGTGACGGAGGCGCTCGGCGGCAAGGAGAAGGCCGCCGCGACGGACGTCAACTTCGTCCGCTTCGTCGAGGGTGCCGAGATCCGTATCTACGGCAAGCAGAACTACATCGGCTCGATCCTCGCCGACATCGGCACCGGCCGCCCCGCCATCACGGACAAGGCGAAGGACGGGTTCTCGTACGACGTGTCGCCCGAGAAGATCGACCTGGCGGACGCGGATGTCATCTTCACGTCGACGTACGGCGACCCGGGCAAGGCCGGGACGACGAAGACGATGAACAGCGGCCTGTGGAAGGGGCTGAAGGCGGCCAAGAACGACAAGGTCTTCAAGGTCGACGACCGCTTGTGGATCTCGGGCATCGGCTACACGGCCGCCGGCAAGATCCTGGAGGAGTTCGAGACCAGCATGACGGAGTAG
- a CDS encoding ABC transporter ATP-binding protein: MSPSPTTDTAQRTGRLAARSLTLAYEDRTVVHELDLTVPDGQVTVIVGPNACGKSTTLRALGRLLKPHGGAVLLDGTELARIPTKQIARSIGLLPQTPVAPEAITVSDLVARGRQPHQSWWQQWSEEDERAVTDAMARTDVTALADRSVDELSGGQRQRVWIAMALAQETDLLLLDEPTTYLDIAHQVEVLDLVRQLASPSADGTRGRTVVTVLHDLNQAARYADRLVAMKEGRIVAEGRPGDVVTAELVAEVFGLEAVIVPDPVTGSPLVVPSAPWAPPPVASPSQKDL; the protein is encoded by the coding sequence ATGAGCCCGAGCCCGACGACCGACACGGCGCAGCGGACCGGCAGGCTCGCCGCGCGCTCGCTGACCCTCGCGTACGAGGACCGCACCGTGGTCCACGAACTGGACCTCACCGTGCCCGACGGGCAGGTCACCGTCATCGTCGGCCCGAACGCCTGCGGCAAGTCCACCACCCTGCGGGCGCTCGGCCGGCTGCTGAAGCCGCACGGCGGGGCGGTCCTGCTGGACGGCACGGAGCTGGCGCGGATTCCCACGAAGCAGATCGCCCGGTCCATCGGGCTGCTCCCGCAGACCCCGGTCGCGCCCGAGGCGATCACCGTCTCCGATCTGGTCGCGCGGGGCCGCCAGCCGCACCAGAGCTGGTGGCAGCAGTGGTCGGAGGAGGACGAGCGGGCGGTGACCGACGCGATGGCCCGTACCGACGTCACGGCGCTGGCCGACCGGTCGGTGGACGAGCTGTCGGGCGGTCAGCGTCAGCGGGTGTGGATCGCGATGGCGCTGGCCCAGGAGACGGACCTGCTGCTGCTCGACGAGCCGACGACGTATCTCGACATCGCGCACCAGGTGGAGGTCCTCGACCTGGTACGCCAGTTGGCTTCCCCCTCGGCCGACGGCACCCGGGGCCGCACCGTCGTCACCGTCCTCCACGACCTCAACCAGGCCGCCCGGTACGCGGACCGTCTGGTCGCCATGAAGGAGGGCCGGATCGTCGCCGAGGGCCGGCCCGGGGACGTCGTCACCGCCGAGCTCGTCGCCGAGGTCTTCGGCCTGGAAGCGGTGATCGTCCCGGACCCGGTGACAGGTTCGCCACTCGTCGTCCCGAGCGCCCCCTGGGCCCCGCCCCCGGTGGCCTCCCCCTCCCAGAAGGATCTGTGA